CGGAACGAAAACTGTCAGCGAGGCACGAGCGGTACGACAGTTTTCCGTTACGGATAATCATACCTTGCATCTGTTTGCGCGCGTCCGACCGTGGAGGATAACGCCGCGCGCAAACAGGGGGCCGGACACGGGACCGACGACCCCCAAGTGCACACGCGGAGGGCGCGGGGCCGGCCCATCGACCGCAGCGCAGCGGAGGTTGATTCCAGGGCACCTGCGAAGCGTGCCCTGGGTTCCGTCGAGGTGCTTGAGCCTTGGGTCCATGGCGAGGGCAAGGTGAACGGGTGGGAGTGAAGGTGCCTGGATAACACATTTTTATGGAAGTCGCCATACTACTTTAGTAGGAGGTAAATTTATAATAGGGTGTTTCATCAGGGGTAGCTTAAACTAATTGGATTAGATATGTTTTAAGGAAAGATGCCCCAGAGACCAGCTGGGGCAGTTCACGCTCATTTGGAGAGCAAAAATGAAGAATAAGTTTGTGAACGCTTCTATCGCTGCGGTCCTGGCCTGTGGACTGACCTTCACAGTACTTCCCGCATCAGCGTCGACGCCTGCCCAGCTCAATCCAGGGGCGGCGACAGTGGCAAATGAATCGGTCACTGATGCTGAAGTCGACAAGTTGGCCAAGGATCTCGAAGCGCTTTTCACGCATGGAATCACTCAAAATGAAGACGGTTCGTTCCGTGTTGATGAAAAGAGCATCATCAAGCATTTTGGTGAAGTGAAAGGCAAGCAGATCATTGCCCAGTTCCGTGCCCAGGTGCCGCAGACTCACATCGGCAATATTCCCGTTGCGTCAGCTGCAAGCTATGGCCAGTGCGTTTTGAACTTCACTGGATTCGGAGCCCTCTTCGGAGCTTCTGAAGGAACGATTCTGGGCTACATCAACCGCAAGGATTGGAATAAGGCTGCTCAAACTATGGTGAAGTTCTTGGGCAAGCAGGCAGTTAAGGGCGGTGTAGTCGGTCTGGCCGCGTCGCTCGCCGCAGCGGGGGCCTGGTGCGCGACCCCTTGGGCAAAATAATCCGCTCTTTTCCGGAAGGTGATCTCAATGCAAAATGAAGGAATGTTCGGGATGTCCGCAGGACTGAAAATCACTGTATCGGCGTGTTTTACCGTCGGATCAATTTTTACCGGGGCGAATGGGTTAACAGTGGTTTCCCTGATCGCGGCCCTCGCTGCTGTTGTGTCAGGTGTCCTGGCTGTGGCCGAGGTAAGCCGAGAATCCAACAAAGCAGGATTTATTCTCGGGATCGTCGCTAGCGTGATCTCCGTGATGGGTACCGCGTTCGTCTTGACCGCAAGCGCAGCGTTGCCTTTGGCAGTTACTGCTGGAATTGCCCTAGTGCCTGTGTTGTTGTGGATTGCTCTAGCTGTGGTTCATAGCAAAGCAGGAGAAGCGAAAGCTTTAAGCTAGTTCGAATAAAGGGTCGGGGTTGAGAAGCCTATAAGAAATTCTCAACCCCGACCCTTGTTTTAACCTAGGGGCATTAAAGGCCTTCACTTCGTTCAGACTCTTTTTTATTACTGCCCAGCCCCGTTTCTGACGTTGACAGTAAGCCGGAGGGGTGCAACCGCAGAGGGAGCAGAGGGAGGGCTGAGGGCAGAGTCTTGCCTTGATAGTCCAACTAAGGGTTGGACAGTCAAGACAAGCAAAGGTGATGGGTTACCGCGTCGGTCGCGTCGGTCGGTTCATCGGTTGGCAGGATAGTGCTCCTGCACGCTTGGCATGGGGCATTACTTCCATGCAGTGGCGGCGTGTTCCGTAAGCTCTTGATGTGTTGCCCTCTTGTCATCGAGGGGCTTCATAACCGTGATTCCAGATTCGGCACTTCTTCGCGCTCATGGATCACTCAACATGAGCAGCATCTGGCTGGTTTACGGATCGAAAGGGAGAACTGGCTCTAACCCAGGAAGGTGGCCGTGTGAGGGCCTTAGCGTGTTTGTTTTAGTCGGTATTCTCGACACGCGGGTGGCGCTTACTCCGCGTACGTCTGGAAGTCGTTGGCGCGACTTTGGTAGACTGACTCTATAGTTATTTTGACAAACTTAATGATCCCCGATTGGTTGGCGCCGATCGGGGATTTCCCTTTTAACGGCGTGGCGCTGACCACTGCAGACCCTGATCCAGGGGCTCACGGTAATTTGGAGATATGGCTCAACGTCCTGCACATAAACCACCCACGATGGGTCTAACTCAAGCAGCAAAGGCTTGCGGAGTATCGGTCTCCACTTTGCGCCGGCGCAAAGATCAACTGGTGGCAGCAGGCACAAAAATCACCGATAAAGGGTGGCAAATCCCTATCCCCGCCTTGGTATCCCTCGGCTACTTATCCGGTACCACCCCTGCCAGTGACACCCCTCCACAAAAACCAATGACACCCCCCGTGGAACACCCTCTGATATCCCCAGTGATGCCCCCTGTTGAGATCCCCTCAAACGAGCTGGAAACGCTCAGGTTGAAACTGGTGGAAGCAGAGACTCGCGCCCAAGTCGCAGAAGCAATATCAGCCGAAAGAGAGCGCATCATCCAGGTCCAGGCAACAGCTCTCAGGATGTTGGAAAGGGGTACCAGTGATACCCCTACCAAGAAACCAGCTGAAGGGGTACCAGATACCCCCTCTGACACCCCCCTTGATACCCCAGTGACACCCCCTGAAAATCCTCACATTCCAGCTCCAAAACCACCTTCACGAGGGATCTTCAAAAAGCTCTTTGGATTCGGTCGGAACTAGGCTTCGATAGCTTCGCGTGGAGCAATTGAAGAGTCATTGAGCAGTCGCTGCAGCGTCACCGAGCTAAGAACAGATCGCACTGTAGAGGCATGCCAGCGCACGCCCTTGGCTGTTGGCACTTGCTCGGCTTCCAGGCGCTCAACGATTTGCCGCAGCGAAAGCCCTCCCCGATGTAAATCATGAATGCGCAGCATGACAGCATGTGGCAACACCGAGACCCGGCCCATGTGCTGACCATCCGCTGCCTTCTGTTGCATGGCTTCAGATGTTCGCTTCCCAATCAGCTTTCGCTCGATCTCGGCGAAGTTCAATGCCATATTGAACAACCCAGCACCCATCACTGTCGCGGTATCAACTCCCAGATCTAGGCAGATGATCCTCCATCCCTGGCGCTGAGAATCAGCCAGAATCCGTGTACCGTCCTCCATGCTGCGCGAAAGCCGGTCGAGCTTCGCCACCATCAGCCCGTCAAATGACCCATCTTTCAATGCTGCGAGTAGCTGCTGCATCAAAGGCCTTTTCGTCATGGTCGCCGCTGAGACCGCAAGCTCTTCAACCAGGGTCAGCTCATACCCCTTTAGAAGAGCCTCCCGTTCAAGTGCAGCCCGCTGCATTTCTGGACTGATGTCTTGCTTGTCCGTAGAAACTCGAACGTATCCCGCGATCTTGAGTGGTCCACTCTGTGCATCCTTCATGAGCTAACCGTACAAAAAGGGGGCCCTTTATCTACAGCTTTCAATGGTTTCGAGTGCGAACTTTGCCGAACTTCACTGCGTAAGCCCAAACGGACGTTTGGTATAACGTGTGGTCATGAAGAGAACCTACGCCGTAATCACGGCGCTTGCTGCTGCGCTTAGCCTTGCCTCGTGCTCTGCCAA
This window of the Glutamicibacter arilaitensis Re117 genome carries:
- a CDS encoding recombinase family protein; translated protein: MKDAQSGPLKIAGYVRVSTDKQDISPEMQRAALEREALLKGYELTLVEELAVSAATMTKRPLMQQLLAALKDGSFDGLMVAKLDRLSRSMEDGTRILADSQRQGWRIICLDLGVDTATVMGAGLFNMALNFAEIERKLIGKRTSEAMQQKAADGQHMGRVSVLPHAVMLRIHDLHRGGLSLRQIVERLEAEQVPTAKGVRWHASTVRSVLSSVTLQRLLNDSSIAPREAIEA